Proteins encoded within one genomic window of Oryza brachyantha chromosome 7, ObraRS2, whole genome shotgun sequence:
- the LOC102717357 gene encoding uncharacterized protein At5g39570-like, which yields MAAPPDDYYGDDDDEYDDYNPHPYSGGYDVFATFGSPLPPSPATCYPISSSAAPRPPLPPKSAPAPAPAPSPPKTREPSPAPPPPRPVSPEPPPPPPVAEPYYWPKPYDYGDAPRDRPVYATPEVFRGWPYFAGAHCHSRCGRDYWRQCMRGLDYLFGHTDGYGERRIGVDYHGVPVYANRKGGVEDAVVIQVEPPATGTVEWHHTGEEPASNDGNRLSWDDNTKDESYAYAQPNYGSYDGPYDQSYSLDAVSDETTWFPQNYQHLHKEDESQYQEILSSSYIESKVSAQPIYCYNQQFSEQPLHVLFEPPETVYSEKLEYYESFSTYNNHNSADYSGMLGHSYDIQSDEHAPDEPFEPVKPSWSTNSGYYQSCTDGASTEFENHSLTSSEFGGIASLFATSFYPQQTQIYECHGDENVSLQPNWQCNWNVVSENDSQSGDDSNHMAGSFWPFGDHFAHAI from the exons ATGGCGGCCCCCCCGGACGACTActacggcgacgacgacgacgagtacGACGACTACAACCCCCACCCCTACAGCGGCGGCTACGACGTCTTCGCCACGTTCGGCTCTCCTCTCCCGCCGTCCCCCGCCACCTGTTaccccatctcctcctccgctgctcctcggccgccgctcccgcctaAGTctgctcccgctcccgctcctgcGCCCTCTCCGCCCAAAACGCGGGAGCCTTCTcctgctcctccgccgcctcgcccggTTTccccggagccgccgccgccgccccccgtGGCGGAGCCGTACTACTGGCCCAAGCCGTACGACTACGGGGATGCGCCGCGTGACCGGCCGGTGTACGCCACGCCGGAGGTCTTCCGGGGCTGGCCGTACTTCGCGGGAGCGCACTGCCACTCGCGGTGCGGTCGCGACTACTGGAGGCAGTGCATGCGGGGGCTGGATTACCTCTTCGGCCACACCGATGGCTACGGCGAGCGCCGTATCGGGGTGGACTACCACGGAGTCCCCGTCTACGCCAACAGGAAGGGTGGCGTGGAGGATGCCGTCGTCATCCAGGTGGAGCCGCCTGCCACTGGGACTGTAGAGTGGCACCACACCGGCGAGGAGCCTGCCTCCAACGACGGCAAT CGCTTATCCTGGGATGATAATACCAAAGATGAATCTTATGCATATGCGCAACCTAATTACGGTTCATATGACGGGCCTTATGATCAGTCTTACAGTCTTGATGCCGTTTCCGATGAAACTACTTGGTTTCCTCAGAATTACCAGCATCTGCACAAAGAGGATGAATCTCAGTACCAG GAAATCTTGTCCAGCTCTTATATAGAGAGTAAGGTTTCAGCTCAGCCTATTTATTGTTACAATCAGCAGTTTAGTGAACAGCCACTACATGTTCTTTTTGAGCCTCCAGAAACAGTTTATTCTGAGAAGTTGGAGTACTATGAG AGCTTCTCAACATACAACAACCATAACAGTGCTGATTATTCGGGTATGTTGGGACATTCATATGACATACAGTCCGATGAACATGCGCCAGATGAACCATTTGAACCAGTTAAGCCTTCTTGGTCTACGAATTCGGGGTACTACCAGTCCTGCACAGATGGAGCATCTACTGAATTTGAAAAT CATTCTTTAACCTCCAGTGAATTTGGTGGTATTGCAAGCTTATTTGCAACTTCCTTCTACCCTCAACAAACACAAATTTATGAATGTCATGGTGATGAGAACGTTTCCTTGCAGCCAAATTGGCAGTGCAACTGGAATGTGGTTTCTGAAAATGATTCTCAGTCG GGTGATGATTCCAACCATATGGCTGGCTCCTTCTGGCCCTTTGGAGATCATTTTGCACATGCCATATAG
- the LOC102717912 gene encoding ricin B-like lectin R40G3 — protein MDVYRREQYGYGGYGYGGGIATPGYAPAAPYGMSHVNVEGNGGGRPLPPQPTVKVYCRANPNYAMTARNGAVVLAPANPKDDYQHWIKDMRWSTSIKDEEGYPAFALVNKATGQAIKHSLGQSHPVRLVPYNPEVLDESVLWTESRDVGNGFRCIRMVNNIYLNFDAFHGDKYHGGVRDGTEIVLWKWCEGDNQRWMIQPYY, from the exons aTGGACGTGTACAGGCGAGAGCAGTACGGCTACGGCGGGTACGGCTATGGCGGCGGCATCGCGACGCCGGGGtacgcgccggcggcgccgtacGGGATGTCGCACGTGAACGTCGAGGGGAACGGCGGGGggcggccgctgccgccgcagcCGACGGTGAAGGTGTACTGCCGCGCCAACCCCAACTACGCGATGACGGCGCGCAACGGCGCGGTGGTGCTGGCGCCGGCGAACCCCAAGGACGACTACCAGCACTGGATCAAGGACATGCGGTGGAGCACCAGCATCAAGGACGAGGAGGGCTACCCCGCCTTCGCCCTCGTCAACAAGGCCACCGGCCAGGCCATCAAGCACTCCCTCGGCCAGTCGCACCCT GTGAGGCTGGTGCCGTACAACCCGGAGGTGCTGGACGAGTCGGTGCTGTGGACGGAGAGCCGCGACGTCGGCAATGGCTTCCGCTGCATCCGCATGGTGAACAACATCTACCTCAACTTCGACGCCTTCCACGGCGACAAGTACCACGGCGGCGTCCGCGACGGCACCGAAATCGTGCTCTGGAAGTGGTGCGAGGGCGACAACCAGCGCTGGATGATCCAGCCCTACTACTAA
- the LOC102717632 gene encoding ricin B-like lectin R40G2, which translates to MFGFGHHHNQAPAAPSDPNQIFKIFCRANENYCLAVRDGAVVLAPVNPKDEHQHWFKDMRFSTKVKDEEGMPAFALVNKATGLAVKHSLGQSHPVKLVPFNPEYEDASVLWTESKDVGKGFRCIRMVNNTRLNFDAFHGDKDHGGVRDGTAVVLWEWCKGENQSWKILPWGPEAHSASPSAGTAFTVGGVPVHAVRVFCAAGEDYCLTVRNGTACLAPKNPRDDYQHWIKDMRHSNKIRDEEGYPAFALVNKVTGEAIKHSTGQGNPVKLVPYNPEYQDESVLWTESKDVGKGFRCIRMVNNIYLNFDAFHGDKAHGGVHDGTEIVLWKWCEGDNQRWKILPW; encoded by the exons ATGTTCGGGTTCGGGCACCACCACAAccaggcgccggcggcgccgtccgaCCCCAACCAGATCTTCAAGATCTTCTGCCGCGCCAACGAGAACTACTGCCTCGCCGtccgcgacggcgccgtcgtcctcgccccCGTCAATCCCAAGGATGAGCACCAG CACTGGTTCAAGGACATGCGCTTCAGCACCAAGGTGAAGGACGAGGAGGGCATGCCGGCGTTCGCGCTCGTCAACAAGGCCACCGGACTCGCCGTCAAGCACTCGCTCGGCCAGTCTCACCCG GTGAAGCTGGTGCCGTTCAACCCGGAGTACGAGGACGCGTCGGTGCTGTGGACGGAGAGCAAGGACGTCGGCAAGGGCTTCCGCTGCATCCGCATGGTGAACAACACCCGCCTCAACTTCGATGCGTTCCACGGCGACAAGGACCACGGCGGCGTGCGCGACGGCACCGCCGTCGTGCTGTGGGAGTGGTGCAAGGGGGAGAACCAGAGCTGGAAGATCCTGCCCTGGGGCCCCGAGGCGCACTCCGCCTCCCCCAGCGCCGGCACCGCCTTCACCGTCGGCGGCGTCCCCGTGCACGCCGTGCGCGTCTtctgcgccgccggcgaggactACTGCCTCACCGTCCGCAACGGCACCGCCTGCCTCGCCCCCAAGAACCCCCGGGACGACTACCAGCACTGGATCAAGGACATGCGCCATAGCAACAAGATCAGGGACGAGGAGGGCTACCCGGCGTTCGCGCTCGTCAACAAGGTCACCGGCGAAGCCATCAAGCACTCCACCGGACAGGGCAACCCG GTGAAGCTGGTGCCGTACAACCCGGAGTACCAGGACGAGTCGGTGCTGTGGACGGAGAGCAAGGACGTCGGCAAGGGCTTCCGCTGCATCCGCATGGTGAACAACATCTACCTCAACTTCGACGCCTTCCACGGCGACAAGGCCCACGGCGGCGTCCACGACGGCACCGAGATCGTGCTCTGGAAGTGGTGCGAGGGTGACAACCAGCGCTGGAAGATCCTCCCCTGGT AG
- the LOC102711003 gene encoding ricin B-like lectin R40C1 yields MFSHGHHHGQHQPAPPPAGPPQQHEPTFKIFCRADEGYCLTVRHDAVVLAPTNPRDEFQHWYKDMRHSAKVKDEEGHPAFALVNRATGLAVKHSLGQSHPVKLVPYRPEYEDESVLWTESKDVGKGFRCIRMVNNIHLNFDAFHGDKSHGGVHDGTTVVLWEWCKGDNQSWKILPWGSEAHAPPPPAYGAGGYGYPSGSQEAYPPPPNREPGYGYRPPAGGPEFYPPPATHEPGYGYRPPPPGAGYGSRLGGVLASEATVRVLCRADEAYSLTVRNGGVCLAPTNPRDEFQHWVKDMRHSTRIKDEEGYPAFALVNKATGEAIKHSLGQSHPVGLVPYNPEVMDESVLWTESKDVGHGFRCIRMVNNIYLNFDAFHGDKDHGGVHDGTTVVLWEWCKGDNQRWKIVPW; encoded by the exons ATGTTCAGCCACGGCCACCACCATGGGCAGCACCAGCCTGCACCGCCTCCGGCCGGTCCTCCCCAGCAGCACGAGCCGACGTTCAAGATCTTCTGCCGCGCCGACGAGGGGTACTGCCTCACCGTCCGCCacgacgccgtcgtcctcgcgcCCACCAACCCCCGCGACGAGTTCCAG CACTGGTACAAGGACATGCGGCACAGCGCCAAGGTGAAGGACGAGGAGGGCCACCCGGCGTTCGCGCTCGTCaaccgcgccaccggcctcgCCGTCAAGCACTCGCTCGGCCAATCACACCCT GTGAAGCTGGTGCCGTACAGACCCGAGTACGAGGACGAGTCGGTGCTGTGGACGGAGAGCAAGGACGTCGGCAAGGGCTTCCGCTGCATCCGCATGGTCAACAACATCCACCTCAACTTCGACGCCTTCCACGGCGACAAGTCCCACGGCGGCGTGCACGACGGCACCACCGTCGTGCTCTGGGAGTGGTGCAAGGGCGACAACCAGAGCTGGAAGATCCTGCCCTGGGGTTCCGAGGcacacgcgccgccgccgccagcataCGGCGCCGGTGGGTACGGCTACCCGTCCGGCTCCCAGGAGGCatacccgccgccgcccaaccGTGAACCGGGCTACGGCTACCGCCCACCAGCCGGCGGCCCGGAGTTttacccgccgccggcgacgcacgAGCCAGGCTACGGCTaccgtccgccgccacccggtGCGGGGTACGGCAGCAGGCTGGGCGGCGTGCTGGCGTCGGAGGCTACCGTGCGCGTGCTGTGCAGGGCCGACGAGGCGTACAGCCTCACCGTGAGGAACGGCGGCGTGTGCCTTGCACCAACCAACCCCAGGGACGAATTCCAG CACTGGGTGAAGGACATGAGGCACAGCACGAGAATCAAGGACGAGGAAGGGTACCCGGCGTTCGCGCTGGTGAACAAGGCCACCGGCGAAGCCATCAAGCACTCCCTCGGACAGAGCCACCCT GTTGGGCTGGTGCCATACAACCCGGAGGTGATGGACGAGTCAGTGCTGTGGACGGAGAGCAAGGACGTCGGCCATGGCTTCCGCTGCATCCGCATGGTCAACAACATCTACCTCAACTTCGACGCCTTCCACGGCGACAAGGACCACGGCGGCGTCCACGACGGCACCACCGTCGTGCTCTGGGAGTGGTGCAAGGGCGACAACCAGCGCTGGAAGATTGTGCCATGGT ag
- the LOC102710425 gene encoding probable apyrase 2 has product MRRYSALPAGRPDTLADRVHRYRGVLLVILAPLALVSLVLLLMPRSPTGSAAAGVGRRWGPAGTKYAVIFDAGSSGSRVHVFRFDGKLDLLHIGDDIELFVQKKPGLSAYAKDPQEAAESLVPLLEDAKRVVPAELRDKTPVRVGATAGLRALGAEKSEQILQAVRDLLREKSSFKTQPDWVTVLDGTQEGAYEWVTINYLLGKLGKTYADTVGVVDLGGGSVQMAYAIAEKDAGKAPKPSEGEDTYVKKLFLKGATYYLYVHSYLHYGLLAARAEILKAGNGKGYSYCTLKGHQGQYKYGDGKFEALASPSGASFSKCKADVVKALKVDQACTHMKCSFGGIWNGGGGAGQKNLFVASFFFDRAAEAGFVNPKAAVAKVKPSDFEKAAKRACKLNLKDAEAAYPGVQKDNIPYICMDLVYQYTLLVDGFGVGSHQEMTLVKKVPYSNAFVEAAWPLGSAIEVASS; this is encoded by the exons ATGCGCCGCTACTCCGCGCTGCCCGCGGGCCGCCCCGACACGCTCGCCGACCGCGTCCACCGCTACCGCGGCGTGCTCCTCGTCatcctcgcgccgctcgcTCTCGTCTCCCTCGTGCTCCTCCTCATGCCGCGCTCGCCCACggggtccgccgccgccggcgtgggcAGGAGGTGGGGCCCCGCCGGCACCAAGTACGCCGTCATATTCGACGCCGGGAGCTCCGGGAGCCGCGTCCACGTCTTCCGCTTCGACGGCAAGCTGGATCTGCTCCACATTGGCGACGACATCGAGCTCTTCGTCCAG AAAAAGCCGGGGCTTAGCGCGTACGCCAAGGACCCGCAGGAGGCTGCCGAATCGCTCGTCCCTCTACTTGAGGATGCAAAGCGAGTGGTTCCCGCGGAATTGCGTGACAAGACTCCTGTCAGAGTTGGG GCCACCGCCGGGCTAAGAGCATTGGGAGCAGAAAAGTCCGAGCAGATTCTGCAAGCG GTCAGGGATCTTCTTCGCGAAAAGAGTTCATTCAAAACCCAACCGGATTGGGTTACAGTTCTTGATGGAACTCAGGAAGGCGCATATGAATGG GTTACCATCAATTATCTGTTGGGAAAACTGGGGAAGACTTACGCAGACACAGTTGGAGTGGTTGATCTTGGAGGTGGATCTGTGCAGATGGCATATGCAATTGCAGAGAAGGATGCGGGGAAGGCTCCTAAACCATCAGAGGGTGAAGATACATACGTTAAGAAGCTATTTCTTAAAGGAGCAACATATTATCTTTATGTTCACAG CTATTTGCATTATGGGTTGCTGGCTGCTAGAGCAGAGATCTTAAAAGCTGGCAATGGTAAAGGTTACAGCTACTGTACGTTGAAGGGACATCAAG GGCAATACAAATATGGTGATGGTAAATTTGAAGCATTAGCTTCGCCATCTGGTGCTAGTTTTTCAAAATGCAAGGCTGATGTAGTGAAAGCTCTTAAAGTTGACCAAGCATGCACTCACATGAAATGCTCTTTTGGTGGTATTTggaatggtggtggtggcgctggACAGAAGAATCTGTTTGTGGCATCATTTTTCTTCGATAGGGCAGCTGAG GCTGGATTTGTGAATCCCAAGGCAGCTGTAGCTAAGGTTAAACCCTCAGATTTTGAAAAGGCTGCGAAGCGTGCCTGCAAGTTAAACTTGAAGGATGCCGAAGCTGCCTACCCTGGTGTCCAAAAGGATAACATCCCATATATCTGCATGGATCTCGTTTACCAGTACACCTTACTTGTGGATGGATTCG GTGTTGGCTCACACCAAGAGATGACCTTGGTAAAGAAAGTCCCTTACAGCAACGCGTTTGTGGAAGCAGCATGGCCACTTGGAAGTGCCATCGAGGTCGCATCTTCATAG
- the LOC102710717 gene encoding NAC domain-containing protein 2-like — protein MDHQMMSPATSLPPGFRFHPTDEELILHYLRSRAAAEQCPVPIIADVDIYKFDPWDLPPMAVYGESEWYFFSPRDRKYPNGIRPNRAAGSGYWKATGTDKPIHDSSTGDSVGVKKALVFYRGRPPKGTKTSWIMHEYRLAAADPLSKPPSSSSSSCRFRNVSMRLDDWVLCRIYKKSGQASPMVPPLAAEYDHDEPSGVLDDAYSFYAPPSSAVIPKLPKIPSISELFDEHALAQIFDAADVPADHHNHVNQNLAVVHPSLNQLLSVGDNFLADCYSSTTSQLATAGGKRKSSPGDQWAGHTPAKRLNGSCFDVAPPTVGGLQAAPSSVLGGLNHQMLPPQLF, from the exons ATGGATCATCAGATGatgtcgccggcgacgtcgctgccgccggggTTCCGGTTCCACCCGACGGACGAGGAGCTCATCCTGCACTACCTccgcagccgcgccgccgccgagcagtGCCCCGTCCCCATCATCGCCGACGTCGACATCTACAAGTTCGATCCATGGGACCTCCCAC CCATGGCGGTGTACGGGGAGAGCGAGTGGTACTTCTTCAGCCCGCGCGACCGCAAGTACCCCAACGGCATCCGCCCCaaccgcgccgccggctccggctACTGGAAGGCCACCGGCACCGACAAGCCCATCCACGACAGCTCCACCGGCGACAGCGTCGGCGTCAAGAAGGCCCTCGTCTTCTACCGCGGCCGCCCTCCCAAGGGCACCAAGACCAGCTGGATCATGCACGAGTACCGCCTCGCCGCAGCCGACCCGCTCTCCAagcccccctcctcctcctcctcctcctgcaggTTCCGCAACGTCTCCATGAGG CTGGACGACTGGGTGCTGTGCCGGATCTACAAGAAGTCCGGCCAGGCGTCGCCGATggtgccgccgctcgccgccgagtACGACCACGACGAGCCGTCCGGAGTCTTGGACGACGCCTACAGCTTCTACGCGCCGCCGAGCAGCGCCGTCATCCCTAAGCTGCCCAAGATCCCGTCCATCTCCGAGCTCTTCGACGAGCACGCGCTCGCGCAGATcttcgacgccgccgacgtcccGGCCGACCACCACAACCACGTCAACCAGAATCTCGCCGTGGTTCACCCCTCCCTGAACCAGCTCCTGTCCGTCGGCGACAACTTCCTCGCGGACTGCTACTCGTCGACGACGTCCCAGctggccaccgccggcggcaagCGCAAGTCGAGCCCGGGAGATCAATGGGCCGGCCACACGCCGGCGAAGAGGCTGAACGGCTCGTGCTTCgacgtcgcgccgccgaccgTGGGCGGCTTGCAAGCGGCGCCGTCGTCAGTCCTGGGCGGCCTCAACCATCAGATGCTTCCTCCTCAGTTATTCTGA